One Paraburkholderia aromaticivorans genomic region harbors:
- the murB gene encoding UDP-N-acetylmuramate dehydrogenase yields MAQSDSAAFIAGFPLKAHNTFGFDVRAQFACRIEREEQLMAAVRDPRAAGLPRLVLGGGSNVVLTGDFGGLVLLIALQGRRVVREDDDAWYVEAAGGEPWHEFVAWTLSQGLPGLENLALIPGTVGAAPIQNIGAYGLEMGERFASLRAVELATGDVIEMDAQACRFGYRDSSFKREGRDRFVITSVTFRLPKVWQPRAGYADLARELTANGHADAPPTAQAIFDAVVAVRRAKLPDPLELGNAGSFFKNPVVDAAQFEALKVREPDVVSYAQPDGRVKLAAGWLIDQCGWKGRAMGAAAVHERQALVLVNRGGATGAEVLALAKAIQRDVLERFGVELEAEPVCL; encoded by the coding sequence ATGGCCCAATCCGATTCCGCCGCGTTCATTGCCGGCTTTCCGCTGAAGGCGCACAACACCTTCGGCTTCGATGTGCGCGCGCAGTTTGCGTGCCGCATCGAGCGTGAAGAGCAATTGATGGCCGCGGTGCGCGATCCGCGCGCAGCCGGCCTGCCGCGCCTCGTGCTGGGCGGCGGCAGTAACGTCGTGCTGACCGGCGACTTTGGCGGACTCGTGCTGCTGATCGCGCTGCAGGGCCGCCGCGTCGTGCGCGAGGATGATGACGCATGGTACGTCGAAGCGGCCGGCGGCGAGCCGTGGCACGAGTTCGTCGCCTGGACTTTGTCGCAAGGGTTGCCCGGCCTCGAAAACCTCGCGTTGATTCCGGGCACGGTGGGCGCGGCGCCGATTCAGAACATCGGCGCGTACGGGCTGGAGATGGGCGAGCGCTTTGCGTCGCTGCGCGCCGTGGAGCTGGCCACCGGCGACGTGATCGAAATGGACGCTCAGGCGTGCCGCTTCGGCTATCGCGACAGTTCTTTCAAGCGGGAAGGGCGCGACCGTTTCGTCATCACGTCGGTGACGTTCCGTTTGCCGAAGGTCTGGCAGCCGCGCGCCGGCTACGCGGATCTGGCTCGTGAACTGACCGCGAACGGCCATGCCGACGCGCCACCGACAGCGCAGGCCATTTTCGATGCCGTGGTAGCAGTGCGACGCGCCAAGCTGCCCGATCCGTTGGAACTCGGCAATGCTGGCAGCTTCTTCAAGAATCCGGTGGTGGACGCGGCGCAGTTCGAGGCGCTGAAGGTCAGGGAGCCCGACGTCGTGTCGTACGCTCAGCCGGATGGGCGGGTGAAACTTGCCGCGGGTTGGCTGATCGATCAATGCGGCTGGAAAGGTCGCGCGATGGGCGCGGCGGCCGTGCATGAGCGTCAGGCGCTGGTGCTGGTGAATCGCGGCGGAGCCACTGGCGCGGAAGTGCTGGCGCTCGCCAAAGCCATTCAGCGCGATGTGCTGGAGCGGTTTGGGGTGGAATTGGAGGCGGAACCGGTTTGTTTGTGA